GGCCGCACGCCAAAAATCTGAGAGCTGAGATACGAAACCTCAGTTTTTTGAGGGTGGCACCGACCGGCCGCTGGGTACTCGGAAGGGAGCGATGCGAGATCATGGGAAATCGGAAGGCGGCCAGGACGGACGCGGTGCTGGCATAGGCATTGCTTCGCACTGGTGCATGGGAATACTGCGAGCGGACGTGAGCGGGTTGAGCCGAGGCTTGCCATCGGTCGTGCCGCTCGTGCTGATCATGCTGCTCGTGCTCGTCGGCCTGCCACCGTCCACTCAGGCCCAATCGGGACGCGCATTGCCGGGTGTGCCTGCGTTGCCGGGTGTGCCTGCGTTGCCGGGTGTGCCTGCGTTGCCGGGTGTGCCTGCGTTGCCGGGTGTGCCTGCGTTGCCGGGTGTGCCTGCGTTGCCGGGTGTGCCTGCGTTGCCGGGTGTGCCTGCGTTGCCGGGTGTGATTGTCGAGCGCGAAGGGCAGCTCGATCGCCTCATCGGACACCAGCGGCTGCTCGAAGGCAGGCTCAGCGAGCAGAGCGAGCACATCGCGCGCCTCAAGCGCCAACAGCCGGGCCTGCAGCGGGACGCCCGACTCCAGGCCGCGCTGCGCGAGGCCCAGGCGATAGCCGCGCGCCTCGATGGACTGCAGCAGGGACGCGTGAAGCAGGCACGTGGCGCGCTTGAGCAAGCCTATCGGGCAGCGCTGGCGCAGCCGACGACGAGCACGATCCTGCGCGCGCGCCTGCAGCAGCGGCTGCGGCGCCTGCTGACGGCCGCGTCGAGGCCATCCACAAGGATTGTCGTCGGCGCGACCGCCGGGCCGCTAGACGATGCGGAGGACCTGGAGACCAAGGCCGACCTGCTGCGCGACTCGGCGGATAAGGTCGAGCGCCAACTTCGCACCGTGCGCACGCAGATCGCTGTGTTGGAGCAGCGAACCCGGCTGCAGCGTCACCAGGTGGCGGCCAACGCGGACCTCTTCATCGAGGAGGCGCCGCGCTGGGTCGCCCAGGCGCGAAGCGCGGTCTCCGCCACGAGCGTCGCCGCGGACACCTCGCCCAGGCGCGACCCCGTCAGCGCTCCGCGCGAGGTGGTCCCGGATGGGGTCGGGGCGAGCAGCGAGGCCTCTCCGACGCCCAGGGGGCCGATCAGCGTCACGACAAGCGTCCCAGGCGACGCGCCCAGCGCTTCGAACGCGCCGGCCTCCGGCCTCGGCTCGAGCGGCACCGACCTGCAGTCCGGCGGCATGCAGGCTGCCTCGGGCAGCGGCAGTGACAGGGCTGGCGGCGTTGCGCAGAGCGACCCCGGCGCTGGCGCCTCGCCGGGCGACGCCACCTCGACCGCGCCATCGTCGGCCTTCAGCGGCAGCGGCCCGGTGACGACGACCACGACCACGGTGACGCTGGCGTCGGTCCTTGACCCCGGAACCGTGCGAGCGTTGCAGCAGGCCGCGCGTTCGGGCAATCCGAGCGCCCACGCGGCGGCGCTGAGGCAAGCGGCCGAACGCCTCGAGCAGCTGGCCCGGCGGCTCAGCGCGCAGGCGCAGGGGCTGCGTCGCGACGCCATCCGCGAGCGCGCGCAGCATTAACTGCCCGCGCTCAGCGCGCGTCGCTGTCAAAGGCGAAGCGCAGCGCGAGCAGCGCGGTCTGGCGCACGAAGCCCAGCCGCGTCAGCGCCGTCGTCGCCGCTATCGACTCGTTGACATAGACAGCCCATCGCGCGACCAGCGACCAGCGCGCGCTGAGCTCTCGGCCGAGATAGACGCCGAGGCGAGAGCGATTCTCCTCGTCGAGCAGCGGATTGAAGGGCTGTCCTGTTGGCTCCAGCGCCGCGCTCCTGCGGAAGCTGCTCACCTGCACCACGCTCTCCAGGCTGGCATAGACCGCCCAGATGATCGGCACGGTGAAGCGCATGCCGACGATGTGTCGCAGGTAGCGCTGGTTGTCGCTATTCGATCCGTTGAGCTCGAGCCCATACCACCAGGCAGCGGTCGCGGGGCCCTCGTAGCCGAGCTGAAACCACAGCAGCTGGTCCCAATCGGCGCGACGCACGGAGGGATCGCGAATGCAACCACCCTGCTCGGAGGCGCGGCAGAGCGTGCGCTGGCCGCTGAACCAGCGCCGACCGAGCGTGAACGTGGCCCCCAGCGTCCAGGCGCTCGCGGCGGTCTCCGCGGCGGTCGACCAGCGCCATCGGGCCGCGACGCTGCCGAGCGGCCCGTGGAAGTCGAACTCGGCGTTCGGTTTGAAGTGCAGGCCCTGGTAGCCCGCGTCGAGCACCAGCGCCGGCCAGCCGCCGCGCTGCGCCCAGGAGGCGCGTAGCGACGCGCTTGCCAGCCGCAGATCGCGCTGGACGGTCTTCAGCGTCCCATCATCGGGCGTCGGCTGGAAGACCTCGTAGTAGCTTCCGTGCAGCCCGAGGCGCAGGCCTGCCAGGCCCCAGGAGCCGGCGAGCAGCGCCCGCTGAACGTATTCATCAGCCGCGGAGAGGGATCCGCCACGCAGGAAGAGCTTGCCGCCGCCGCTATAGCTCAGGGCCAGCGCGTGGGTCGGCGCGCCCAGCGCAAGCGCGAGGTCGCCGGAGATCCGCAGCAGGGGCGAGGCCAGCAGGCGCGAGCGATCATCGCCCGCCACGCGGAGCGCGTTGCTGTCGTACTCGGGGCCAGCCTCGGCGTTTGCGGTCCAGCGCCTCGCTGCAGCCGCGGAGCCCATCAGGCCCGAAACGACCAGCGCAGCGCTGAGGGTGCACCCGCAGAGCCTCGTCGGGCGCGAGCGCGGCGGCAGCGCCAGCGCCGAGCGCTGAGTGCTGAGGCGAGTCAGACCAGGCACTGGTGGATTGTAGTAGAGCACGAGCCCCAGCGCGCCGCCGACCATCGTGCGGGCAAAAAAAGAGCCCGCCCCCGATCGGGAGCGGGCTCTGCGGCTTCACCGCAGCCGGGGCAGAACTACATGCCCATGCCGCCGGGGCCCGGAGCGCTCGGCTCCTTCTCCTCACGCGGCTTCTCGGCGACCATCGCTTCCGTCGTGATCATCAGACCCGCCACGCTCGCCGCGTTCTGCAGCGCCGTGCGCACGACCTTGGTCGGATCGATCACGCCAGCCTTGAACAGATCCTCGTAGGTGTCGGTTGCGGCGTTGTAGCCGAACTCGCCCTTCCCTTCCTTGATCTTCTGCACGACGATCGATCCCTCGACCCCCGCGTTCTCGGCGATGGCGCGAGCCGGTGCCTCGAGCGAGCGGGCGACGATCTCGACACCCTGACGCAGGTTGTCGCTGACCTCGATCTTGCGCAGCGTCGGCAGGCAGCGCAGCAGCGCCACACCGCCACCGGGGACGATGCCCTCTTCAACGGCCGCGCGCGTGGCATGCATGGCATCCTCGACGCGCGCCTTCTTCTCCTTCATCTCGGTCTCGGTCGCCGCGCCCACCTTGATCACCGCCACGCCACCGACGAGCTTGGCCAGCCGCTCCTGCAGCTTCTCCCGGTCATAGTCCGAGGTGGTGTCCTCGACCTGCCGGCGAATCTGCTCACAGCGACCCTGGATCTCCTTCTTGCCACCGGCGCCGTCGACGATGGTCGTGTTGTCCTTGTCGACCGTCACCCGCTTGGCGCGGCCGAGGTCTTTGAGGGTCAGGTTCTCCAGCTTCAGACCGAGGTCCTCAGTGATCGCCTGGCCACCCGTGAGCACCGCGATGTCCTTGAGCATTTCCTTGCGGCGGTCGCCGAAGCCCGGGGCCTTGACGGCACAGGCCGAGAGCGTGCCACGGATTTTGTTGACGACGAGGGTCGCCAGCGCTTCCCCGTCGACGTCCTCAGCGATGATCACCAGCGGGCGTCCCGCCTTGGCGATCTGCTCGAGGACCGGCAGCAGATCCTTCATGCTCGAGATCTTCTTCTCGTGGATCAGGATGAAGGGATCATCCAGGGCGACTTCCATCCGCTCGGCGTCGGTGACGAAGTAGGGCGAGAGGTAGCCGCGGTCGAACTGCATGCCCTCGACGACCTCGAGCGTGGTCTCCATCGCCTTGGCTTCCTCGACGGTGATGACGCCTTCCTTGCCGACCTTCTCCATCGCCTCGGCGATGATGCGGCCGATCGTCTCGTCGCCGTTGGCGCTGATCGCACCGACCTGGGCGATCTCCTGCTTGCCCTTGGTCGGCTTGGACATCTTTCTCAGCGCCTCGATGACCTTCTCGACCGAGAGGTCGATACCGCGCTTGAGATCCATCGGATTGTGACCCGCCGCGACCAGCTTCAGGCCCTCGCGGTAGATCGCCTGTGCCAACACAGTCGCGGTGGTGGTGCCGTCGCCGGCCACATCGGAGGTCTTGGAGGCGACCTCCTTGACCATCTGCGCGCCCATGTTCTCGAACTTGTTCTCGAGCTCGATCTCCTTCGCGACCGTGACGCCGTCCTTGGTCACGGTGGGCGAGCCCCAGGACTTGTCGAGCACTACGTTGCGCCCCCGTGGACCGAGCGTAACCTTGACCGTGTCGGCCAGCAGGTTGACGCCCTTCAGGATCGCTGCGCGGGCTTGTTCGTCGAATGCAATCTGCTTCGGTGCCATGTCTACCCCCCTGACCTACTCAATGATGCCGAGGACTTCGTCCTCACGCAGGATGAGGTGCTCTTCGCCCTCGATCTTGATTTCCGTACCTGAGTACTTTCCGAACAACACGCGATCGCCGACCTTGACGGCCAGCGCGCGCAGCTCGCCATTCTCCAGCACTTTGCCGCCACCTACGGCTGATACCTTGCCCTCGATCGGCTTTTCCTTCGCCGTGTCGGGGATGATGATCCCGCCCTTGGTCGTCTCGTTCTCGTCGATGCGCTTGACGAGGAGCCGATCCTGAAGAGGCCGCACTTTCATGAGTCTTCCTCCTTCTCTTGCTCAACTGCTTGCCAAGCCTCTTGCCAAGCTTCTTGCTCGGCTTCTTGCTCGGCATTCTTCGGAACTGCTTGATCAACCTTGCTCAACGGGGCCGCCAGAGGGCCGGCTCGTCAGCGCTTGCCCAACCCCGCCAGCCCTGGCCCACCACTACTTGCTTCGCGTACTTGCTTCGCGTACTTGCTTCGCGTACTTGCTTCGCGTACTTGCTTCGCGTACTTGCTTCGCGTACTTGCTTCGCGGAAGCGCCGGTTCGGGCGTCCCCATATCCGCTCCTGATACCCGCTCCTGCGTCGACCACCCCCTGGTCCCCCCGCAGGCGGCGCTGATATAAACACGCTGCCCCCCACCGTCAACCCCCCCCGGATCGGTTTTTCTGCAGTTTCGGTGCAGTCGGAGCGCTGCGACGGCCGCCAGTCACGGCGCTGGCAGCGCAGCTGGAATCCCGAGACAGGGCTAAAGTTCACGACCGAGGGCGACGATGAGACAGACGGGGGGTCTTGCGCGGCGCGCAGACCAGAGGTGCCCGAATGAGCCGAGCCATTGTCGCGCTCACCGCTCCGGACGAGTTCTTCCGAGAACTCATCGAGCTCGTGCTGGCGCATCACGGGTTGAGACCGCACGACGCCACCGCGGCCTACCTGGTCCGCTTGCTCTGCGAGCTGGTCCAACGTCCCGTCGACGAAGTCGTCCGGCCACTGGCGCACGCGCTAGCCCAGAGCCGCGCGATTCCCCCCGCCAGCCGCATCGCCGAGCTCCTGCGCATCGGCGAGGACACCTTATATCTCACGAGCTTCTTCCGTCAGAACCTGCGGCGACGAAAGCTCGACGTGGCCTACTATGAGGCCCTTGGCGGCGAGGCCTACAGCCTCCTTAGCCGGCTGACCGCGCCTCCTGCGGCCCACGGATCGATGCACCTGGTGTTCGGCGAGCTATCGGAGGCCTTTCCGCGCTTCGCCGGCGTGCTCGCCGAGGTCCAGCTCCACGGGCTTCCGGCGACCGACCTCGGCGCGGTCTACGAGACCTGGCTGGAAACGGGAAGCAAGCTGCTCGAAGCGCGTCTCCGCGATGCCGGCATGGTAGCGCTGCGCCCCCGAGGGTCACCTGACGACAAGAACTAGCGCGCCGGGCCGGCCGTCGACCTCAACGGAGACCCCTGCCGGCTCAGCGCCGGCACCCCATTGCCATCTGCTGCGTTGTGTGGTGCCCTGCGCAGCGCCCGAGCCGGGGAGGTTGGGTCCGAATGAGCCGTATCAGCACCAAGCCGCCCAGCGGCACGCGGGACTTCCTACCCACGGACCTCGCCCGCCGGCGCCATGTCGTGAGCGTGGTCGAAGCGGTCTTCGGCCGTTACGGTTTCGTCGCGCTGGAGACGCCGGCGATCGAAAACCTCTCCACCTTGCTCGGCAAGTACGGCGAGGAAGGCGATCAGCTGCTCTACCGGCTGCTGCATCGGCGCGACGCGCTGACCAGAGCGCTCGCCACCGAGGGTGTGAGCGAGGGGCAGCTCGCCGACCAGGGGCCTGCGCTACGATCTGACGGTGCCGCTCGCGCGGGTCGTCGCCGAGCACCGCGAGCTGCCACGCTTCTTCAAGCGCTACCAGATCCAACCGGTGTGGCGCGCAGACCGCCCGGGGCGCGGTCGCTTTCGCGAGTTCTACCAATGCGACGTCGACATCGTCGGCGCCGACGGTCCGGTCGCCGAGGCAGAGGTCTGCGCCGCGGCCGCCGAGGTGCTCGCTCGGCTCGGCTTCGACGACTTCGCGCTGCAGCTCAACCACCGCGAGCTCTTGCGAGCCTTGGTCAGCGCCGCCGGGATCGACCCGTCACAAGAGGGCACGGCTCTCGTCGCGGTCGACAAGCTCGACAAGCTCGGCCGCGCCGGCGTGGAGCAGGAGCTGGTCCAGCGGGGGATCGGCAGCGCTGCTGCGCAGCGCCTGCTGGCGCTGCTCGAGGGCGCGCCCACCGCGGACAATGACGCCTGCGTCTGCTGGCTGCGGGAGCAGCTCGGGACGAGCTCCGCCGCTGCGCTAGCGCTACCGGCGCTCGATCAGCTTGCCGCGCTGCTCGAGCTGCTGGCGGCGACACCGGCCGCCGCACACGTGCGGCTCAATCCCGCCCTGGCCCGCGGGCTGAGCTACTACACGGGCCCCATCTTCGAGGTCACGCTGCGCGACCTCGCGGGCAGCGTCGGTGGCGGCGGGCGCTACGACAACCTGATCGGGATGTTTGGCAACCAGCGCATTCCCGCGGTCGGCTTCTCGCTCGGCCTCGAACGCATTCTGCTGCTGCTCGACGAGCGCGGGCTCTATCCCGCGCGGAAGACCGGACCCGAGCTGCTCCTCTGTTGGTTCGGCGTGGAGACGAGCGCCGTGGTGCGCAGCGCGCATGCCCTGCGCGCCCAGGGGCTGCAGGTGGAGGTCTACCCGCAGCCGGCCAAGCTGGCCAAGCAGCTACAATACGCCAGCGCGGCGGGGGTCGGCGCGGCAGCCGTCGCGATCCTCGGCGCCTCCGAGGCGAGCGCGGGCACGATCACCCTCAAGCAGCTCGAGTCGGGCCGGCAAGTGACAGTGCCTGAAGCCGAGGCTGCGGCCCTGCTTCGGGGCTGGACATAGCAGGCCGTCAGGACTCGATCGCTAGCGCGCTCTTCCGCTGGCGCGCTCTTCCGCTGTTTCGCATTTCAGCGGCCTCGTCGGGGCGGCGCTCTACTCGGCAGCGGCTTCGCCGCCAGCAGCGCCTTCACCGCCACCGCCTTCGCCACCAGCAGCGCCGACGGCGCGCGTGCGGCCCGAGGCACGGGTGGTGCGACGCACGGCACCGGTGCTGCGACGGCGCGGGCGCGGGGCGCGTGGATCGACGCCCTGCTCGCGCAAGCGCTGCTCGCGGACGGCGAGCAGCTCGAGGGCCTCGTCCAGCGTCAGCTTGGCCGGATCGCGCGTGCGCGGCACCGAGGCGTTGACCTGCCCGTCGGTCACATAGGGACCGAAGCGCCCGTTGCGGACCTCGATCGGG
The nucleotide sequence above comes from Pseudomonadota bacterium. Encoded proteins:
- a CDS encoding collagen-like protein codes for the protein MCSLCSLSLPSSSRWCPMRRSSCPSRSTITPGNAGTPGNAGTPGNAGTPGNAGTPGNAGTPGNAGTPGNAGTPGNAGTPGNARPDWA
- the groL gene encoding chaperonin GroEL (60 kDa chaperone family; promotes refolding of misfolded polypeptides especially under stressful conditions; forms two stacked rings of heptamers to form a barrel-shaped 14mer; ends can be capped by GroES; misfolded proteins enter the barrel where they are refolded when GroES binds), which gives rise to MAPKQIAFDEQARAAILKGVNLLADTVKVTLGPRGRNVVLDKSWGSPTVTKDGVTVAKEIELENKFENMGAQMVKEVASKTSDVAGDGTTTATVLAQAIYREGLKLVAAGHNPMDLKRGIDLSVEKVIEALRKMSKPTKGKQEIAQVGAISANGDETIGRIIAEAMEKVGKEGVITVEEAKAMETTLEVVEGMQFDRGYLSPYFVTDAERMEVALDDPFILIHEKKISSMKDLLPVLEQIAKAGRPLVIIAEDVDGEALATLVVNKIRGTLSACAVKAPGFGDRRKEMLKDIAVLTGGQAITEDLGLKLENLTLKDLGRAKRVTVDKDNTTIVDGAGGKKEIQGRCEQIRRQVEDTTSDYDREKLQERLAKLVGGVAVIKVGAATETEMKEKKARVEDAMHATRAAVEEGIVPGGGVALLRCLPTLRKIEVSDNLRQGVEIVARSLEAPARAIAENAGVEGSIVVQKIKEGKGEFGYNAATDTYEDLFKAGVIDPTKVVRTALQNAASVAGLMITTEAMVAEKPREEKEPSAPGPGGMGM
- the groES gene encoding co-chaperone GroES, coding for MKVRPLQDRLLVKRIDENETTKGGIIIPDTAKEKPIEGKVSAVGGGKVLENGELRALAVKVGDRVLFGKYSGTEIKIEGEEHLILREDEVLGIIE
- a CDS encoding ATP phosphoribosyltransferase regulatory subunit — encoded protein: MPLARVVAEHRELPRFFKRYQIQPVWRADRPGRGRFREFYQCDVDIVGADGPVAEAEVCAAAAEVLARLGFDDFALQLNHRELLRALVSAAGIDPSQEGTALVAVDKLDKLGRAGVEQELVQRGIGSAAAQRLLALLEGAPTADNDACVCWLREQLGTSSAAALALPALDQLAALLELLAATPAAAHVRLNPALARGLSYYTGPIFEVTLRDLAGSVGGGGRYDNLIGMFGNQRIPAVGFSLGLERILLLLDERGLYPARKTGPELLLCWFGVETSAVVRSAHALRAQGLQVEVYPQPAKLAKQLQYASAAGVGAAAVAILGASEASAGTITLKQLESGRQVTVPEAEAAALLRGWT